A part of Drosophila bipectinata strain 14024-0381.07 chromosome 3L, DbipHiC1v2, whole genome shotgun sequence genomic DNA contains:
- the Prim2 gene encoding DNA primase large subunit, whose translation MEFHLKKRPRHEVKVEVVSLETKYPSNVMMYHYPPTDDIHIEEFEELALERLRLLRILERAGTKNLRLLSDEWKEYVGAELTREGLRSYLRLCSPAGGKHESDIQTRRRDYISHFILRLAYCRSEELTRWFVAREMELFRYKFAALSSSEVKQFLDDNNFDIHPLTEAQKDEVKDGLYESTAGQSVAKIELLDFYKVPFTQVLDLVRGRRCYLKAGFAYVNTHDLVSIVGTRQQEEIEQGLVAANGLVEEVEGDERISRMLKALHNSYTGKDYTVCRDAAVPIESLDQLSKTSMPLCMRMCHEHIRAQHHVKHGGRMQYGLFLKGIGVTLEDSLRFWRKEFTKKMDADKFARSYEYNIYHNYGKKGSMVNYTPYSCAKIIKDMAAPGDCHGCPYKSMDPSSLKSKLTSYGLSPSAIDEVMYFVSRGHYQIGCGKYFQLTHNSTVEPTINHPNNYFEESQILMGNRQKRTNGPAAPKARARPDIKGHGDRSMLMGQDDDELWRIAETQERILQSQKDISEAFNDDLDLTEIEY comes from the coding sequence ATGGAATTCCACCTAAAGAAACGTCCGCGACATGAGGTAAAAGTGGAGGTGGTCAGCTTGGAGACCAAGTACCCAAGCAATGTAATGATGTACCACTATCCGCCCACGGACGACATCCACATTGAGGAGTTTGAGGAGCTGGCTTTGGAACGCCTGCGCCTTTTGCGAATCTTGGAGCGGGCCGGCACCAAGAACTTGCGCCTGCTCTCCGACGAGTGGAAAGAATACGTTGGAGCTGAGCTGACCCGCGAAGGATTGCGCAGCTATTTACGGCTCTGCTCACCCGCTGGCGGGAAGCACGAGTCCGATATACAGACCAGGCGACGGGACTACATTTCACATTTTATCCTGCGCCTGGCCTACTGCCGCTCCGAAGAGCTCACCCGCTGGTTTGTGGCGCGCGAAATGGAGCTGTTTCGGTACAAGTTTGCTGCGCTGAGCAGCTCAGAGGTGAAGCAGTTCCTGGACGACAACAACTTCGATATCCATCCCTTAACCGAGGCTCAAAAGGACGAGGTCAAGGATGGGCTGTATGAGAGTACAGCGGGCCAGAGTGTGGCCAAGATCGAGCTTCTGGACTTCTACAAGGTTCCCTTCACCCAGGTGTTGGATCTAGTACGGGGTCGGCGATGTTACCTGAAGGCAGGATTTGCTTATGTCAACACCCACGATCTGGTTTCGATTGTGGGCACGCGCCAGCAGGAGGAGATCGAGCAAGGCCTTGTGGCTGCCAATGGGCTGGTTGAAGAAGTGGAGGGTGATGAGCGCATCTCCCGCATGCTGAAGGCCTTGCACAATTCCTACACCGGCAAGGATTACACCGTGTGCCGGGATGCTGCTGTGCCCATAGAGTCTCTCGACCAACTCTCCAAGACCTCCATGCCGCTATGTATGCGCATGTGCCATGAGCACATCCGGGCCCAGCATCATGTCAAGCATGGCGGCCGCATGCAATACGGCTTATTCCTCAAGGGCATCGGCGTAACGCTGGAGGACTCTCTGCGCTTCTGGCGAAAAGAGTTCACCAAAAAGATGGATGCGGATAAGTTCGCACGCAGCTACGAGTATAACATTTACCACAACTACGGCAAAAAAGGCTCCATGGTAAACTACACGCCCTACTCCTGCGCCAAGATCATCAAGGATATGGCTGCTCCAGGGGATTGCCATGGTTGCCCCTACAAATCGATGGATCCGAGCTCTTTGAAGAGCAAGCTAACCTCCTACGGATTATCCCCCAGCGCCATCGACGAGGTGATGTACTTTGTATCGCGGGGCCACTACCAGATCGGCTGTGGCAAGTACTTCCAGTTAACGCACAATTCTACCGTGGAACCGACCATCAACCACCCTAACAACTACTTCGAAGAGAGCCAGATCTTGATGGGAAACCGCCAGAAACGCACAAATGGCCCGGCTGCGCCAAAAGCCCGCGCCCGGCCAGACATCAAGGGCCATGGGGATCGCTCCATGCTGATGGGTCAAGACGACGACGAGCTTTGGCGCATCGCCGAGACGCAGGAGCGAATTCTTCAGAGCCAGAAGGACATATCAGAGGCATTTAACGATGATCTAGATCTTACGGAAATTGAATACTGA